A stretch of the Malus domestica chromosome 08, GDT2T_hap1 genome encodes the following:
- the LOC114823786 gene encoding uncharacterized protein, translating into MNLANISILTRGSNYKKWRREIGLLLTLNDFDVALDTPKPILTDQCTRAEKADAERWVRANKVALSILESAMTDTVRGGIKKHELAVDYLNAIEKKFKESQKVEISQYMAMLTTYKIEGTGSIRDHIMKMIDAAKKLNTLDVNIGEKQLVFMILQALPSKYSQLKVSYNTQDKSWDIDELITQCVQEETRQHQERGKDVEIVNFVQGGKGKKFNNAGNNSSKNFKCSKPSDKIGTFANNLKPKIKNVAKLKCFFCKTRGHLRKDCELFKDYLIANGKEIVNVCEESFDQWE; encoded by the coding sequence ATGAACTTAGCCAATATTTCCATTCTCACTAGGGGAAGCAACTACAAGAAGTGGAGACGAGAGATTGGACTGTTGTTGACACTTAATGATTTTGATGTTGCATTGGATACTCCCAAACCAATTTTGACTGATCAATGTACACGGGCTGAGAAAGCAGATGCAGAGAGATGGGTCAGAGCCAACAAAGTGGCACTTTCTATCCTTGAAAGTGCCATGACCGATACTGTTCGAGGTGGAATAAAGAAGCATGAATTGGCAGTTGACTATTTGAATGCAATTGAGAAAAAGTTCAAGGAGTCTCAAAAGGTAGAAATTAGTCAATACATGGCAATGCTCACCACATACAAGATTGAAGGTACTGGTTCTATAAGAGATCACATCATGAAAATGATCGATGCTGCTAAAAAGTTGAATACATTGGATGTCAATATTGGTGAAAAGCAACTGGTATTCATGATCCTCCAGGCTCTCCCTAGCAAGTACTCTCAGCTGAAGGTGTCTTATAACACACAAGACAAGAGTTGGGATATAGATGAGCTTATCACACAATGTGTTCAAGAGGAGACTCGGCAACATCAAGAAAGAGGCAAGGATGTTGAGATTGTGAATTTTGTGCAAGGAGGAAAGGGGAAGAAATTCAACAATGCTGGAAATAATTCAAGTAAGAATTTCAAGTGCTCAAAACCTTCTGATAAGATTGGTACTTTTGCTAACAATcttaaaccaaaaattaaaaatgttgcCAAGCTTAAGTGTTTTTTCTGCAAAACTCGAGGTCATCTAAGAAAGGATTGTGAACTGTTTAAGGATTACCTGATAGCTAATGGCAAAGAGATAGTTAATGTCTGTGAAGAGTCTTTTGATCAGTGGGAGtag
- the LOC114826379 gene encoding peroxidase N1-like isoform X2: MSSSRMLLMYFLQILVGLATTLVMVQGQGQLARLGFYSRTCPAAESIVKQTVQTHFNSNPSVAPGLLRMHFHDCFVQDCDASVLLDGPNTEKTAGPNLGLRGWEVIDDAKTKLEAACPGVVSCADILALAARDSVVLTKGFTWNVPTGRKDGRVSLATETSNLPGFRDSIDVQKRKFQDLGLNTQDLVTLVGAHTIGTSACLFFRYRLFTTTGNGADETTNLFLAQLRSICPENGDTARRVDLDTGSASRFDANFFTNLKNGRGILESDQKLWTDATTKSFVQRFLGVRGLQALNFNVEFGKSMVKMSNIGVKSATNGEIRPICSAVN, from the exons ATGAGCTCCTCCAGAATGTTATTAATGTACTTTCTACAGATACTAGTTGGTTTGGCTACCACCTTGGTGATGGTGCAAGGCCAGGGCCAACTTGCGCGCCTTGGATTCTATTCGCGTACATGTCCAGCAGCTGAGTCTATTGTCAAACAAACAGTTCAAACTCATTTCAACTCCAACCCTTCCGTTGCACCTGGCTTGTTAAGGATGCACTTCCATGACTGCTTTGTCCAAGATTGTGATGCTTCTGTCCTTCTTGACGGCCCTAATACTGAGAAAACCGCTGGGCCTAACCTCGGTTTAAGAGGTTGGGAAGTCATTGATGATGCAAAGACCAAGCTCGAAGCTGCATGCCCCGGAGTTGTTTCTTGTGCAGATATTCTCGCCCTCGCTGCCCGTGATTCCGTGGTTCTC ACCAAAGGATTCACTTGGAATGTGCCTACTGGAAGAAAAGATGGACGAGTTTCGCTGGCCACCGAGACTAGTAATTTGCCTGGCTTTAGAGATTCCATTGATGTACAAAAGCGCAAGTTCCAAGATTTGGGTCTCAACACTCAAGATCTTGTCACGCTAGTTGGTGCACACACCATTGGCACCTCAGCTTGCCTGTTCTTCAGGTACAGACT CTTCACCACCACCGGAAATGGCGCTGATGAAACAACCAATTTATTCCTTGCCCAATTACGATCAATTTGCCCTGAAAATGGTGACACGGCCAGGCGTGTTGATTTAGACACGGGCAGCGCAAGTAGAtttgatgcaaatttcttcacaaatttgaagaatggtCGCGGAATACTTGAGTCGGATCAGAAGTTATGGACCGACGCCACCACTAAAAGTTTTGTCCAACGATTTTTGGGCGTGAGAGGCTTGCAAGCATTGAATTTTAACGTCGAGTTCGGAAAGTCGATGGTGAAAATGAGTAACATCGGTGTAAAATCTGCCACAAATGGTGAAATCCGCCCCATTTGTTCTGCAGTCAACTAA
- the LOC114822934 gene encoding peroxidase N1-like → MSSLMYFLQLLVGLATTLVMVQGQGQLTRVGFYSRTCPAAESIVKQTIQTHFNSNPSVAPGLLRMHFHDCFVQGCDASILLDGPNTEKTAGPNLGLRGWEVIDDAKTKLEAACPGVVSCADILALAARDSVVLTKGFTWNVPTGRKDGRVSLATETSNLPGFRDSIDVQKAKFQDLGLNTQDLVTLVGAHTIGTSACQFFRYRLYNFNTSTNGADETINPKFLAQLRSICPENGDVARRVDLDTGSANRFDATFFTNLKNGRGILESDQKLWTDATTKSFVQRFLGVRGLQALNFNIEFGKSMVKMSNIGVKSAANGEIRRICSAVN, encoded by the exons ATGAGCTCCTTAATGTACTTTCTACAGCTACTTGTTGGTTTGGCTACCACCTTGGTGATGGTGCAAGGCCAGGGCCAACTTACGCGCGTTGGATTCTATTCGCGTACATGTCCGGCAGCTGAGTCTATTGTCAAACAAACAATTCAAACTCATTTCAACTCCAACCCTTCCGTTGCTCCTGGCTTGTTAAGGATGCACTTCCATGACTGCTTCGTCCAAGGTTGTGATGCTTCTATCCTTCTTGACGGCCCTAACACTGAGAAAACCGCCGGGCCTAACCTTGGTTTAAGAGGTTGGGAAGTCATTGACGATGCAAAGACCAAGCTCGAAGCTGCATGCCCCGGAGTTGTTTCTTGTGCAGATATTCTCGCCCTCGCTGCCCGTGATTCCGTGGTTCTC ACCAAAGGATTCACTTGGAATGTGCCTACTGGAAGAAAAGATGGACGAGTTTCCTTGGCCACCGAGACTAGTAATTTGCCTGGCTTTAGAGATTCCATTGATGTACAAAAGGCCAAGTTCCAAGATTTGGGTCTCAACACTCAAGATCTTGTCACGCTCGTTGGTGCACACACCATTGGCACTTCAGCTTGCCAGTTCTTCAGATACAGGCTGTATAACTTCAACACGAGCACAAATGGCGCTGACGAAACCATCAACCCTAAATTCCTTGCTCAACTGCGATCAATTTGCCCTGAAAATGGTGACGTGGCCAGGCGTGTTGATTTAGACACGGGCAGCGCAAATAGATTCGATGCAACTTTCtttacaaatttgaagaatggtCGCGGAATACTTGAGTCGGATCAGAAGTTGTGGACCGATGCCACGACTAAAAGTTTTGTCCAACGATTTTTGGGCGTGAGAGGCTTACAAGCATTGAATTTCAACATCGAGTTCGGAAAGTCGATGGTGAAAATGAGTAACATCGGTGTAAAATCTGCCGCAAATGGTGAAATCCGCCGCATTTGTTCTGCAGTCAACTAA
- the LOC114826379 gene encoding peroxidase N1-like isoform X1, with protein sequence MSSSRMLLMYFLQILVGLATTLVMVQGQGQLARLGFYSRTCPAAESIVKQTVQTHFNSNPSVAPGLLRMHFHDCFVQDCDASVLLDGPNTEKTAGPNLGLRGWEVIDDAKTKLEAACPGVVSCADILALAARDSVVLTKGFTWNVPTGRKDGRVSLATETSNLPGFRDSIDVQKRKFQDLGLNTQDLVTLVGAHTIGTSACLFFRYRLYNFTTTGNGADETTNLFLAQLRSICPENGDTARRVDLDTGSASRFDANFFTNLKNGRGILESDQKLWTDATTKSFVQRFLGVRGLQALNFNVEFGKSMVKMSNIGVKSATNGEIRPICSAVN encoded by the exons ATGAGCTCCTCCAGAATGTTATTAATGTACTTTCTACAGATACTAGTTGGTTTGGCTACCACCTTGGTGATGGTGCAAGGCCAGGGCCAACTTGCGCGCCTTGGATTCTATTCGCGTACATGTCCAGCAGCTGAGTCTATTGTCAAACAAACAGTTCAAACTCATTTCAACTCCAACCCTTCCGTTGCACCTGGCTTGTTAAGGATGCACTTCCATGACTGCTTTGTCCAAGATTGTGATGCTTCTGTCCTTCTTGACGGCCCTAATACTGAGAAAACCGCTGGGCCTAACCTCGGTTTAAGAGGTTGGGAAGTCATTGATGATGCAAAGACCAAGCTCGAAGCTGCATGCCCCGGAGTTGTTTCTTGTGCAGATATTCTCGCCCTCGCTGCCCGTGATTCCGTGGTTCTC ACCAAAGGATTCACTTGGAATGTGCCTACTGGAAGAAAAGATGGACGAGTTTCGCTGGCCACCGAGACTAGTAATTTGCCTGGCTTTAGAGATTCCATTGATGTACAAAAGCGCAAGTTCCAAGATTTGGGTCTCAACACTCAAGATCTTGTCACGCTAGTTGGTGCACACACCATTGGCACCTCAGCTTGCCTGTTCTTCAGGTACAGAC TGTACAACTTCACCACCACCGGAAATGGCGCTGATGAAACAACCAATTTATTCCTTGCCCAATTACGATCAATTTGCCCTGAAAATGGTGACACGGCCAGGCGTGTTGATTTAGACACGGGCAGCGCAAGTAGAtttgatgcaaatttcttcacaaatttgaagaatggtCGCGGAATACTTGAGTCGGATCAGAAGTTATGGACCGACGCCACCACTAAAAGTTTTGTCCAACGATTTTTGGGCGTGAGAGGCTTGCAAGCATTGAATTTTAACGTCGAGTTCGGAAAGTCGATGGTGAAAATGAGTAACATCGGTGTAAAATCTGCCACAAATGGTGAAATCCGCCCCATTTGTTCTGCAGTCAACTAA
- the LOC114826642 gene encoding uncharacterized protein, which produces MNTVQITSCQPSIYFRNPSQSLRLYSNPCLLPNRAKCLLGTLLKPKHNARIRQQCVAVLNNQQCGVVSKYHRSAPVCLLGGKGKNENGDEGSPWKALEKAMGNFKKEGSIEDVLRQQIEKNEFYEEKGGGGGGKGRGGGGGGDGLGGSGGTEDEGFAGIMDETLQVILATVGFIFLYVYIISGEEITRLAKDYIKFVFSGSKSIRLQRAMYKWGRFFHTLTEKKEYDKFWLEKAILTTPTAYDSPEKYRNLVRSLEPDSDDDDDE; this is translated from the exons ATGAACACCGTTCAGATAACATCCTGCCAACCTAGCATCTATTTCAGGAACCCATCTCAATCTCTCCGCCTCTATTCTAATCCGTGTTTGCTTCCAAATCGTGCTAAATGTCTCCTTGGAACTTTATTGAAACCAAAACATAATGCACGAATCCGGCAACAATGCGTGGCTGTACTGAACAACCAGCAATGCGGGGTCGTATCTAAGTACCACCGATCTGCACCTGTCTGTTTATTGGGTGGCAAGGGAAAGAATGAAAACGGTGATGAG GGTTCCCCCTGGAAGGCTCTTGAGAAAGCAATGGGTAATTTCAAAAAGGAAGGGTCAATAGAGGATGTGCTACGTCAGCAGATTGAAAAGAACGAATTCTATGAAGAGAAAGGTGGGGGCGGAGGTGGCAAAGGAAGgggcggtggtggtggtggtgatggtttAGGTGGCTCTGGTGGAacagaagatgaaggctttgCTGGAATCATGGATGAAACACTGCAAGTGATTCTAGCAACTGTTGGGTTTATTTTTCTG TATGTGTACATCATCAGTGGTGAGGAGATTACTCGGCTGGCAAAGGACTACATCAAGTTTGTGTTTTCAGGGTCCAAGAGTATCCGTTTGCAGCGTGCAATGTACAAGTGGGGAAGGTTCTTCCACACGTTGACTGAGAAGAAGGAATATGATAAGTTCTGGTTGGAGAAGGCCATTCTCACCACCCCAACTGCATATGATTCGCCTGAAAAGTACCGCAATCTTGTTAGATCTCTAGAACCAGATTctgatgacgatgatgatgaatag